GCTACAATAATATATAGAATGCAGAGCACGAGGGGAAATGTCAAATATATAGCATCCCATCAAGTGGGAAATATCTACAGAACCGGGAAAAACATGATATGTCAAATACAGAGCAGtgctgttaaaaaaaaatacagagcaGTGCGATCATGATCTAGAGAAAGATCCGTAAATTGGTaaaacttgatttttgcttattatttttccttcattttccttctttttccttgaagCATAGACAACACGGCTGCTAACCAACGGAGTCGATGCACTCGTTGATGAGAGAATACCAGCGAAGGCCCGCAAGGCTGAAACCAACCAACGACAACACGTCACCAATTAAATTTCCCTAAATCATATGAACATGAAAATCTTTctggcagagagagagagagagagagagagagagagaaccatcCTTCAAGAAAACCCGGCTGTGTTTCGGGAGGAGAAGGAGCATAGTACTGGGGAGGAGCATTGTCGGAGTGGGGAGGAGCATAGTACAGGGGAGGCGCTTGTACAGGAGGCCCTTGATAGCACCCTGCAAAAGCAACCACCACCAGCATGCAAGATCAGCCATGAACATGGttgagcgagagcgagagagagtaCCTTGGCCTTGAGCAGGGTAAGGAAAAGAGTACCTATTAAGGGACGTACCTGATTTTTCTCATTAAGGGGTTCTTCCATTTCTGGCGACCCTGCAGGAGGAGACCCCAGAAAACTTTGCAGAGACTGCTTTTGTGAGCTCTCCttgcgttttctttttttttttgggtcagattgTGAGCTCTCCTTGGTTGAACTTCCCAAACTGAGATATGATTGCCACAAAGAGAGTCTCTCTATTGGCCCTAAGTTgtctttgttgacacctaaattttgattagattaTTAATTATCGACGTTCGGCCTACCCTCCTCGGCTGTAGGTCGTCTTCGAGCGCGTCGTCGTCGCTGCGCGTGAACTACAGAGGTGGAGAAGGAAGGAGCGAGGAAGTAATTGtcataaactttaaaaaaaaaaaaaaaaagacacttttgtaaaagaaattactttaaGTTGATGTTTGtattctcaagcatgttacaaaGTTCTTTTCTGcaagaatttttatttgtttcaaaagggataaaaatctttttcaaaatttgttgcaattcaTACATTCTTCCAAATTTAAATGACCGTGGTATTAAATTGTAGACTAATCAAGATGTTGCTTCGTCTTGAGAAGGAGTTGGATAGGAACGAGATATAGTGCATAGAGCTCCTAGGGACGGCTTGGTTTCAAGAGGTCGTGATAgtcttttttatatatagatatagcATTTTAGCATTggaaaagtaagtaaattgcaacaGGGCACATGAAATGAAATACGGTAGACGTAGGccccaccccaaaaaaagaaaaaacaaagactTAGAAATTTTAAGACATGGACACCGATTGATTTGAGTCGCTTGACATGTCGATCCCAAATAAAACTCAACTCTTGATGTCAACACATGATGGCTAAATTGCAGCACGGCACACAAGACCTAGCCCCCCCATgacttaaaaattaataataaactATGGAATATTGCGTGTGAATTGACGCATCACTTTGTTGCGCAAGTTCATGAGTTTAGAATATAAAAAAGTCAAGGTGGGTGGTTTGCGAGGTCTAAATTAAccgaaaaaactgaaaaaaaatagGGGTAAAAACTGATCCAGCTTTATTTAAAGTTCAAGCAGGGTACAAAACGTATAACTTTGGCTTTTCCACCGAAATTGTAAATAGCTCTTCAAATCTCTAGAAAACTTCGAAAATATTATAGGTAGCTTCATTGGTCAGTCGGTATATATTGTAAAAGTCCTGAATGCTTCATGTTTGAGTGTCAAAATGCATATGtcgaaaaaataatattagcaataagataaaaattaaaacttaattcATACATACGTTAAATTGCAAAATCTATGTCTGatcagatgattctcatgctttGGTGTTATGTGCACATGAATTTTGCCATCATTGTAGTTTACACTTCTTAAGCTGCACTTGCATAATTCTACTACGTAT
Above is a window of Eucalyptus grandis isolate ANBG69807.140 chromosome 9, ASM1654582v1, whole genome shotgun sequence DNA encoding:
- the LOC104418371 gene encoding uncharacterized protein LOC104418371 isoform X2; the encoded protein is MEEPLNEKNQGAIKGLLYKRLPCTMLLPTPTMLLPSTMLLLLPKHSRVFLKDALRAFAAILSSTSASTPLVSSRVVYASRKKKEK
- the LOC104418371 gene encoding uncharacterized protein LOC104418371 isoform X1 translates to MEEPLNEKNQGAIKGLLYKRLPCTMLLPTPTMLLPSTMLLLLPKHSRVFLKDALRAFAGILSSTSASTPLVSSRVVYASRKKKENEGKIISKNQVLPIYGSFSRS